In Dioscorea cayenensis subsp. rotundata cultivar TDr96_F1 chromosome 11, TDr96_F1_v2_PseudoChromosome.rev07_lg8_w22 25.fasta, whole genome shotgun sequence, a single genomic region encodes these proteins:
- the LOC120272699 gene encoding cysteine-rich receptor-like protein kinase 6 isoform X5 → MPRTPPFDFSNPEDITSVDSILFHLSTLKSATSNFSEENKLGQGGFGSVFKGTLPDGREIAVKRLLSGSGQGLKELKNELVLVAKLEHRNLVRLLGVCLEAQEMMLVYEYVPNRSLDTILFDSAKSEQLDWGRRYNIISGIAGGLLYLHEDSQIKIIHRDLKASNILLDEEMNPKISDFGLARLFGGDQSGATTSLVVGTFGYMAPEYVMCGQYSAKSDIFSYGVLVLEILTGRKNTSFRDSEQAENLISYTWEHWIRGTISEILDPCLGDQWSRSEALRCIQIGLLCVQEDPANRPTMSMVVLILYSYSESLQSPSRPAYCARLSGGMDSDAFRKGYNLSTVQGSIPEIPCEDSVSEMEPR, encoded by the exons ATGCCAAGGACGCCACCATTTG ATTTTAGCAACCCAGAGGACATCACAAGTGTTGACTCCATACTATTTCATTTATCAACTCTTAAATCTGCAACATCAAACTTCTCTGAAGAGAATAAACTTGGACAAGGTGGCTTTGGTTCAGTTTTCAAG GGAACATTACCTGATGGAAGAGAAATAGCTGTTAAAAGGCTTTTATCAGGTTCAGGTCAAGGGCTAAAGGAGCTCAAAAATGAACTAGTGTTGGTTGCAAAGCTTGAACACAGAAACCTTGTAAGGCTTTTGGGTGTTTGCTTGGAAGCACAAGAGATGATGCTTGTCTATGAATATGTTCCTAACAGAAGCCTTGACACCATTTTGTTTG ATTCTGCCAAAAGCGAGCAACTAGATTGGGGTCGACGATACAATATCATAAGTGGAATCGCTGGAGGTCTATTATACCTGCATGAAGATTCTCAAATAAAGATTATACACCGGGATCTAAAAGCAAGCAATATATTGTTGGATGAGGAGATGAATCCTAAGATTTCCGACTTTGGTTTGGCTAGGCTTTTTGGAGGTGATCAAAGTGGTGCAACCACAAGCCTTGTAGTTGGAACATT TGGATACATGGCACCAGAGTATGTGATGTGTGGTCAGTATTCAGCAAAGTCAGATATATTCAGTTATGGTGTTTTGGTTCTGGAAATTCTGACAGGACGAAAGAACACTAGTTTTCGTGATAGTGAACAAGCTGAAAACCTGATAAGCTAT ACATGGGAGCATTGGATCAGAGGAACAATTTCAGAGATACTAGACCCCTGTTTGGGTGATCAATGGTCAAGAAGTGAGGCTTTGAGATGTATTCAGATTGGTTTATTATGTGTACAAGAAGATCCAGCAAACAGACCCACCATGTCAATGGTGGTTCTCATACTCTACAGCTACTCTGAGTCCCTTCAATCTCCTTCAAGGCCAGCTTATTGTGCAAGATTGAGTGGTGGCATGGATTCAGATGCATTCCGGAAAGGATATAATTTGTCCACTGTTCAAGGATCCATCCCAGAGATTCCATGTGAAGATTCAGTATCAGAAATGGAACCCAGATAG
- the LOC120272699 gene encoding cysteine-rich receptor-like protein kinase 6 isoform X2, which yields MWNVNNVTEPNKFNKLVSELVSMTSQYAAFNSTRRFATGEANFTAADPKIYGLAQCTRDLCGDECYQCLKSMFSVMPNFAGKRGGRVIGDRCYFRYELYSFYEGKSSLQLPSSSSSSSSSSSSSSPPPFQSNGTETPGTAIPPSVPSVAGGDFSNPEDITSVDSILFHLSTLKSATSNFSEENKLGQGGFGSVFKGTLPDGREIAVKRLLSGSGQGLKELKNELVLVAKLEHRNLVRLLGVCLEAQEMMLVYEYVPNRSLDTILFDSAKSEQLDWGRRYNIISGIAGGLLYLHEDSQIKIIHRDLKASNILLDEEMNPKISDFGLARLFGGDQSGATTSLVVGTFGYMAPEYVMCGQYSAKSDIFSYGVLVLEILTGRKNTSFRDSEQAENLISYTWEHWIRGTISEILDPCLGDQWSRSEALRCIQIGLLCVQEDPANRPTMSMVVLILYSYSESLQSPSRPAYCARLSGGMDSDAFRKGYNLSTVQGSIPEIPCEDSVSEMEPR from the exons atgtggAACGTTAATAACGTGACGGAGCCTAATAAGTTTAACAAGCTTGTCAGTGAGTTGGTTAGCATGACATCTCAGTATGCAGCGTTTAACTCAACCCGGAGATTTGCCACCGGTGAGGCTAATTTCACTGCAGCTGACCCCAAGATTTATGGGTTGGCACAGTGCACCAGAGATTTGTGTGGCGACGAGTGCTATCAATGCTTGAAAAGTATGTTCAGTGTGATGCCAAATTTTGCAGGGAAGAGAGGAGGTAGAGTTATTGGAGATAGATGTTATTTTAGGtatgagttgtattcattttatgAAGGCAAGTCTTCCCTGCaactcccttcttcttcttcttcttcttcttcttcttcttcttcttcttctcctcctccttttcAGTCTAATGGTACCGAAACACCAGGGACTGCTATTCCACCATCAGTTCCCTCAGTGGCAGGAGGAG ATTTTAGCAACCCAGAGGACATCACAAGTGTTGACTCCATACTATTTCATTTATCAACTCTTAAATCTGCAACATCAAACTTCTCTGAAGAGAATAAACTTGGACAAGGTGGCTTTGGTTCAGTTTTCAAG GGAACATTACCTGATGGAAGAGAAATAGCTGTTAAAAGGCTTTTATCAGGTTCAGGTCAAGGGCTAAAGGAGCTCAAAAATGAACTAGTGTTGGTTGCAAAGCTTGAACACAGAAACCTTGTAAGGCTTTTGGGTGTTTGCTTGGAAGCACAAGAGATGATGCTTGTCTATGAATATGTTCCTAACAGAAGCCTTGACACCATTTTGTTTG ATTCTGCCAAAAGCGAGCAACTAGATTGGGGTCGACGATACAATATCATAAGTGGAATCGCTGGAGGTCTATTATACCTGCATGAAGATTCTCAAATAAAGATTATACACCGGGATCTAAAAGCAAGCAATATATTGTTGGATGAGGAGATGAATCCTAAGATTTCCGACTTTGGTTTGGCTAGGCTTTTTGGAGGTGATCAAAGTGGTGCAACCACAAGCCTTGTAGTTGGAACATT TGGATACATGGCACCAGAGTATGTGATGTGTGGTCAGTATTCAGCAAAGTCAGATATATTCAGTTATGGTGTTTTGGTTCTGGAAATTCTGACAGGACGAAAGAACACTAGTTTTCGTGATAGTGAACAAGCTGAAAACCTGATAAGCTAT ACATGGGAGCATTGGATCAGAGGAACAATTTCAGAGATACTAGACCCCTGTTTGGGTGATCAATGGTCAAGAAGTGAGGCTTTGAGATGTATTCAGATTGGTTTATTATGTGTACAAGAAGATCCAGCAAACAGACCCACCATGTCAATGGTGGTTCTCATACTCTACAGCTACTCTGAGTCCCTTCAATCTCCTTCAAGGCCAGCTTATTGTGCAAGATTGAGTGGTGGCATGGATTCAGATGCATTCCGGAAAGGATATAATTTGTCCACTGTTCAAGGATCCATCCCAGAGATTCCATGTGAAGATTCAGTATCAGAAATGGAACCCAGATAG
- the LOC120272699 gene encoding cysteine-rich receptor-like protein kinase 6 isoform X1 yields MWNVNNVTEPNKFNKLVSELVSMTSQYAAFNSTRRFATGEANFTAADPKIYGLAQCTRDLCGDECYQCLKSMFSVMPNFAGKRGGRVIGDRCYFRYELYSFYEGKSSLQLPSSSSSSSSSSSSSSPPPFQSNGTETPGTAIPPSVPSVAGGSKNVNVKILVIVIPLGNAFLLICTFSVWFWRRKRRRSLARKIPDFSNPEDITSVDSILFHLSTLKSATSNFSEENKLGQGGFGSVFKGTLPDGREIAVKRLLSGSGQGLKELKNELVLVAKLEHRNLVRLLGVCLEAQEMMLVYEYVPNRSLDTILFDSAKSEQLDWGRRYNIISGIAGGLLYLHEDSQIKIIHRDLKASNILLDEEMNPKISDFGLARLFGGDQSGATTSLVVGTFGYMAPEYVMCGQYSAKSDIFSYGVLVLEILTGRKNTSFRDSEQAENLISYTWEHWIRGTISEILDPCLGDQWSRSEALRCIQIGLLCVQEDPANRPTMSMVVLILYSYSESLQSPSRPAYCARLSGGMDSDAFRKGYNLSTVQGSIPEIPCEDSVSEMEPR; encoded by the exons atgtggAACGTTAATAACGTGACGGAGCCTAATAAGTTTAACAAGCTTGTCAGTGAGTTGGTTAGCATGACATCTCAGTATGCAGCGTTTAACTCAACCCGGAGATTTGCCACCGGTGAGGCTAATTTCACTGCAGCTGACCCCAAGATTTATGGGTTGGCACAGTGCACCAGAGATTTGTGTGGCGACGAGTGCTATCAATGCTTGAAAAGTATGTTCAGTGTGATGCCAAATTTTGCAGGGAAGAGAGGAGGTAGAGTTATTGGAGATAGATGTTATTTTAGGtatgagttgtattcattttatgAAGGCAAGTCTTCCCTGCaactcccttcttcttcttcttcttcttcttcttcttcttcttcttcttctcctcctccttttcAGTCTAATGGTACCGAAACACCAGGGACTGCTATTCCACCATCAGTTCCCTCAGTGGCAGGAG GATCTAAGAATGTCAATGTTAAGATTCTAGTAATTGTCATTCCTCTGGGGAATGCTTTCTTGCTAATTTGCACTTTCAGCGTATGGTTctggaggaggaagaggaggaggagtttGGCCAGAAAAATTCCTG ATTTTAGCAACCCAGAGGACATCACAAGTGTTGACTCCATACTATTTCATTTATCAACTCTTAAATCTGCAACATCAAACTTCTCTGAAGAGAATAAACTTGGACAAGGTGGCTTTGGTTCAGTTTTCAAG GGAACATTACCTGATGGAAGAGAAATAGCTGTTAAAAGGCTTTTATCAGGTTCAGGTCAAGGGCTAAAGGAGCTCAAAAATGAACTAGTGTTGGTTGCAAAGCTTGAACACAGAAACCTTGTAAGGCTTTTGGGTGTTTGCTTGGAAGCACAAGAGATGATGCTTGTCTATGAATATGTTCCTAACAGAAGCCTTGACACCATTTTGTTTG ATTCTGCCAAAAGCGAGCAACTAGATTGGGGTCGACGATACAATATCATAAGTGGAATCGCTGGAGGTCTATTATACCTGCATGAAGATTCTCAAATAAAGATTATACACCGGGATCTAAAAGCAAGCAATATATTGTTGGATGAGGAGATGAATCCTAAGATTTCCGACTTTGGTTTGGCTAGGCTTTTTGGAGGTGATCAAAGTGGTGCAACCACAAGCCTTGTAGTTGGAACATT TGGATACATGGCACCAGAGTATGTGATGTGTGGTCAGTATTCAGCAAAGTCAGATATATTCAGTTATGGTGTTTTGGTTCTGGAAATTCTGACAGGACGAAAGAACACTAGTTTTCGTGATAGTGAACAAGCTGAAAACCTGATAAGCTAT ACATGGGAGCATTGGATCAGAGGAACAATTTCAGAGATACTAGACCCCTGTTTGGGTGATCAATGGTCAAGAAGTGAGGCTTTGAGATGTATTCAGATTGGTTTATTATGTGTACAAGAAGATCCAGCAAACAGACCCACCATGTCAATGGTGGTTCTCATACTCTACAGCTACTCTGAGTCCCTTCAATCTCCTTCAAGGCCAGCTTATTGTGCAAGATTGAGTGGTGGCATGGATTCAGATGCATTCCGGAAAGGATATAATTTGTCCACTGTTCAAGGATCCATCCCAGAGATTCCATGTGAAGATTCAGTATCAGAAATGGAACCCAGATAG
- the LOC120272699 gene encoding cysteine-rich receptor-like protein kinase 6 isoform X3 — protein sequence MWNVNNVTEPNKFNKLVSELVSMTSQYAAFNSTRRFATGEANFTAADPKIYGLAQCTRDLCGDECYQCLKSMFSVMPNFAGKRGGRVIGDRCYFRYELYSFYEGKSSLQLPSSSSSSSSSSSSSSPPPFQSNGTETPGTAIPPSVPSVAGDFSNPEDITSVDSILFHLSTLKSATSNFSEENKLGQGGFGSVFKGTLPDGREIAVKRLLSGSGQGLKELKNELVLVAKLEHRNLVRLLGVCLEAQEMMLVYEYVPNRSLDTILFDSAKSEQLDWGRRYNIISGIAGGLLYLHEDSQIKIIHRDLKASNILLDEEMNPKISDFGLARLFGGDQSGATTSLVVGTFGYMAPEYVMCGQYSAKSDIFSYGVLVLEILTGRKNTSFRDSEQAENLISYTWEHWIRGTISEILDPCLGDQWSRSEALRCIQIGLLCVQEDPANRPTMSMVVLILYSYSESLQSPSRPAYCARLSGGMDSDAFRKGYNLSTVQGSIPEIPCEDSVSEMEPR from the exons atgtggAACGTTAATAACGTGACGGAGCCTAATAAGTTTAACAAGCTTGTCAGTGAGTTGGTTAGCATGACATCTCAGTATGCAGCGTTTAACTCAACCCGGAGATTTGCCACCGGTGAGGCTAATTTCACTGCAGCTGACCCCAAGATTTATGGGTTGGCACAGTGCACCAGAGATTTGTGTGGCGACGAGTGCTATCAATGCTTGAAAAGTATGTTCAGTGTGATGCCAAATTTTGCAGGGAAGAGAGGAGGTAGAGTTATTGGAGATAGATGTTATTTTAGGtatgagttgtattcattttatgAAGGCAAGTCTTCCCTGCaactcccttcttcttcttcttcttcttcttcttcttcttcttcttcttctcctcctccttttcAGTCTAATGGTACCGAAACACCAGGGACTGCTATTCCACCATCAGTTCCCTCAGTGGCAGGAG ATTTTAGCAACCCAGAGGACATCACAAGTGTTGACTCCATACTATTTCATTTATCAACTCTTAAATCTGCAACATCAAACTTCTCTGAAGAGAATAAACTTGGACAAGGTGGCTTTGGTTCAGTTTTCAAG GGAACATTACCTGATGGAAGAGAAATAGCTGTTAAAAGGCTTTTATCAGGTTCAGGTCAAGGGCTAAAGGAGCTCAAAAATGAACTAGTGTTGGTTGCAAAGCTTGAACACAGAAACCTTGTAAGGCTTTTGGGTGTTTGCTTGGAAGCACAAGAGATGATGCTTGTCTATGAATATGTTCCTAACAGAAGCCTTGACACCATTTTGTTTG ATTCTGCCAAAAGCGAGCAACTAGATTGGGGTCGACGATACAATATCATAAGTGGAATCGCTGGAGGTCTATTATACCTGCATGAAGATTCTCAAATAAAGATTATACACCGGGATCTAAAAGCAAGCAATATATTGTTGGATGAGGAGATGAATCCTAAGATTTCCGACTTTGGTTTGGCTAGGCTTTTTGGAGGTGATCAAAGTGGTGCAACCACAAGCCTTGTAGTTGGAACATT TGGATACATGGCACCAGAGTATGTGATGTGTGGTCAGTATTCAGCAAAGTCAGATATATTCAGTTATGGTGTTTTGGTTCTGGAAATTCTGACAGGACGAAAGAACACTAGTTTTCGTGATAGTGAACAAGCTGAAAACCTGATAAGCTAT ACATGGGAGCATTGGATCAGAGGAACAATTTCAGAGATACTAGACCCCTGTTTGGGTGATCAATGGTCAAGAAGTGAGGCTTTGAGATGTATTCAGATTGGTTTATTATGTGTACAAGAAGATCCAGCAAACAGACCCACCATGTCAATGGTGGTTCTCATACTCTACAGCTACTCTGAGTCCCTTCAATCTCCTTCAAGGCCAGCTTATTGTGCAAGATTGAGTGGTGGCATGGATTCAGATGCATTCCGGAAAGGATATAATTTGTCCACTGTTCAAGGATCCATCCCAGAGATTCCATGTGAAGATTCAGTATCAGAAATGGAACCCAGATAG
- the LOC120272699 gene encoding cysteine-rich receptor-like protein kinase 6 isoform X4: MFSVMPNFAGKRGGRVIGDRCYFRYELYSFYEGKSSLQLPSSSSSSSSSSSSSSPPPFQSNGTETPGTAIPPSVPSVAGGGSKNVNVKILVIVIPLGNAFLLICTFSVWFWRRKRRRSLARKIPDFSNPEDITSVDSILFHLSTLKSATSNFSEENKLGQGGFGSVFKGTLPDGREIAVKRLLSGSGQGLKELKNELVLVAKLEHRNLVRLLGVCLEAQEMMLVYEYVPNRSLDTILFDSAKSEQLDWGRRYNIISGIAGGLLYLHEDSQIKIIHRDLKASNILLDEEMNPKISDFGLARLFGGDQSGATTSLVVGTFGYMAPEYVMCGQYSAKSDIFSYGVLVLEILTGRKNTSFRDSEQAENLISYTWEHWIRGTISEILDPCLGDQWSRSEALRCIQIGLLCVQEDPANRPTMSMVVLILYSYSESLQSPSRPAYCARLSGGMDSDAFRKGYNLSTVQGSIPEIPCEDSVSEMEPR; encoded by the exons ATGTTCAGTGTGATGCCAAATTTTGCAGGGAAGAGAGGAGGTAGAGTTATTGGAGATAGATGTTATTTTAGGtatgagttgtattcattttatgAAGGCAAGTCTTCCCTGCaactcccttcttcttcttcttcttcttcttcttcttcttcttcttcttctcctcctccttttcAGTCTAATGGTACCGAAACACCAGGGACTGCTATTCCACCATCAGTTCCCTCAGTGGCAGGAGGAG GATCTAAGAATGTCAATGTTAAGATTCTAGTAATTGTCATTCCTCTGGGGAATGCTTTCTTGCTAATTTGCACTTTCAGCGTATGGTTctggaggaggaagaggaggaggagtttGGCCAGAAAAATTCCTG ATTTTAGCAACCCAGAGGACATCACAAGTGTTGACTCCATACTATTTCATTTATCAACTCTTAAATCTGCAACATCAAACTTCTCTGAAGAGAATAAACTTGGACAAGGTGGCTTTGGTTCAGTTTTCAAG GGAACATTACCTGATGGAAGAGAAATAGCTGTTAAAAGGCTTTTATCAGGTTCAGGTCAAGGGCTAAAGGAGCTCAAAAATGAACTAGTGTTGGTTGCAAAGCTTGAACACAGAAACCTTGTAAGGCTTTTGGGTGTTTGCTTGGAAGCACAAGAGATGATGCTTGTCTATGAATATGTTCCTAACAGAAGCCTTGACACCATTTTGTTTG ATTCTGCCAAAAGCGAGCAACTAGATTGGGGTCGACGATACAATATCATAAGTGGAATCGCTGGAGGTCTATTATACCTGCATGAAGATTCTCAAATAAAGATTATACACCGGGATCTAAAAGCAAGCAATATATTGTTGGATGAGGAGATGAATCCTAAGATTTCCGACTTTGGTTTGGCTAGGCTTTTTGGAGGTGATCAAAGTGGTGCAACCACAAGCCTTGTAGTTGGAACATT TGGATACATGGCACCAGAGTATGTGATGTGTGGTCAGTATTCAGCAAAGTCAGATATATTCAGTTATGGTGTTTTGGTTCTGGAAATTCTGACAGGACGAAAGAACACTAGTTTTCGTGATAGTGAACAAGCTGAAAACCTGATAAGCTAT ACATGGGAGCATTGGATCAGAGGAACAATTTCAGAGATACTAGACCCCTGTTTGGGTGATCAATGGTCAAGAAGTGAGGCTTTGAGATGTATTCAGATTGGTTTATTATGTGTACAAGAAGATCCAGCAAACAGACCCACCATGTCAATGGTGGTTCTCATACTCTACAGCTACTCTGAGTCCCTTCAATCTCCTTCAAGGCCAGCTTATTGTGCAAGATTGAGTGGTGGCATGGATTCAGATGCATTCCGGAAAGGATATAATTTGTCCACTGTTCAAGGATCCATCCCAGAGATTCCATGTGAAGATTCAGTATCAGAAATGGAACCCAGATAG